The Vanessa atalanta chromosome 12, ilVanAtal1.2, whole genome shotgun sequence nucleotide sequence GCTCCAAGAGACCGATCCAACGATCGAGATAGATCGGAAGGAAAACGTTTGTTTGTATCAAATATTCCTTACGAGTTTCGCTGGACAGAATTGAAGGATTTGTTCAAAGAAAAGGTTTGTCATGAAATATACGCATAGCGCATTCTGAAATTACTTTAGAACATGGAAAGCTGCAATGGATAcggtacattttatatttatcaaatttccAGGTTGGAGATGTTGCGTATGTCGAACTATTTAATGATGAAAATGGAAAGCCTAGAGGATGTGGTGTAGTTGAGTTTATTAATTCAGAAGCTATGAAGAAGGCTCTATTTGTAATGCACAGATATGAACTTAACGGCAGAAAACTTGTATTGAAGGAGGAAACTGGTACttcttttactttatatatattgttattattgtattagaCCTAAGCCTTGTATCTaccatattttgtattgttgagtTAATTTGAAAGAAAGGATGAGtttgccagtgtaattacaggccaGGGCCCATGTAATTATGTTACAATAAGAGATGTTAAATATTATGGTTTAAGTGCATGGATGGCAAAAGTTAAAATTCCTTATTCATGCCTGCAATATCTTCCTAcattcagaaaataaaaatttcaaagttGTTTTCTTAGTAGTGTTGTCCCAATAGAAGTTATATCTGCATACTGGGTAAATACTGGCTAAATACtcgttttttattgttttatatttaaatgtaatttcatttgtttctaGGTAGTGAAAGAAACAGATTGAATACTTCAAGATCAGGTGGTGGTGGTGGCGGCGGTGGCGGCAGTGGTGGAGGAGGAAGAAACATGAGAGAAGATAAAGATGGGTATGATATGTTGTAATATTAGTGAGGAGATTTATATGGTGTATCAACTAATGCTGTTTAATGTCTACATCACAGCAAGCCACAGATGCTGCAGCATTGAAAACTTTGAAATGTAGTAGAAGATAATATaggttgttaaaaaaaaagttatagctGGCCATGAATTATGCTGCAAATCAAGTGGGCAAATGTAGACACTTTTACAATTCATTTCATCAGCACAGTTCATGACctaggaaaataaattaaaacaattaatgttatttattttatactccaGTTGGGGCCAAAATAAACCAAGGGAACCTGAAAATTACAACACATATGGTCTTAGCTTGCAATTTTTGGAATCAATCAATGTACAACCACCATTAGTAAAGAAAGTATTTGTTGCAAATGTGAGTATCTATATACGTAATtatgttatagaaatattattagctATGTATATAATTGCAATCAGTTCTAAATAAGGATATTGTTGTAGTTGGACTACAAAGCAGACCGAGCGAAAATAAAGGAGGTTTTTAAAATGGCAGGGAAAGTACGTAATATAGATTTGGCGGTTGATAAAGATGGTAACAGTCGAGGATTTGCAGTAATTGAATATGACCATCCCGTTGAAGCTGTACAGGTAAATCACTTTTTTGAAAAAGTATTCTTAAATTCTGTTTCCTTGGTAGATCTTTCccctataaacaaaataaaaatgtttttgtgtatGATCAGTACACATGTTTCCATTTCAATTTGTTTCAGGCAATATCAATGTTTGACAAACAAATGCTATACGATCGCAGAATGACTGTTCGCATGGATAGAGGTGTGTCTGACAAGACTGATCTCAGACTACCTGAAGGACTCAAAAGTATTGGTGTGGGGCTCGGACCGAATGGAGAACCCCTAAGGGATGTAGCCAGGAATTTGCCACAAAATTCAgctccaaataatttaaatatgacaaatgCTGGTTCAACAATTGGTGCTGGAGTTTTAGGAGCTGTACCTACTACTAATGTTGCTCTAAATGGTCTAGGAACTGGTCTATCTGCTAATCCATTGGGTACTAATGCAGCACTAGGTGGAAGTTTAGGATTGCAGGTaagattttaatgtaaaatataggaTATTTCTCATATTTTGGTTAAGTTGCCTCAATACAAACTCAGCACAATTGGTTGTATCTATTTTTCCTAAAAATTGTCTAACTGTTTTGCATTAAACAAAAGAATGATGTTTAACTATTAGTAACGAATGACCCAAAAACTGAAGTCAGCAATTTTTAGGCTCTAGGTCTCACTGGGCTAGGAGCCCTGCAGAACCAGCTCCTGCAGCAGGGCCTGACGGCCAACGACCTGGCGACCGTGCTGAGCCAGGCTCAGGCCAACAACACGAACAGCCTGGGGCTCACCACTGCGGACCTGAGCGCCAACGTCCTCGGCAACTCCGGCCTCGGCAATAACGTCCTAGGACCGAACCCCACCATGAGCAGCGGTCCCCTCTCCGGCACCAACCGCCAACTGGGGGGAGTGTCCGTCGCCGGCCAGGGCTATGGCCGCGACTCCGGCGCCCAGCAGGGCGGGCGGGAGAAG carries:
- the LOC125067763 gene encoding heterogeneous nuclear ribonucleoprotein M-like, translating into MDNQREKDRDRSRRGDRPSRFSDAPRDRSNDRDRSEGKRLFVSNIPYEFRWTELKDLFKEKVGDVAYVELFNDENGKPRGCGVVEFINSEAMKKALFVMHRYELNGRKLVLKEETGSERNRLNTSRSGGGGGGGGGSGGGGRNMREDKDGWGQNKPREPENYNTYGLSLQFLESINVQPPLVKKVFVANLDYKADRAKIKEVFKMAGKVRNIDLAVDKDGNSRGFAVIEYDHPVEAVQAISMFDKQMLYDRRMTVRMDRGVSDKTDLRLPEGLKSIGVGLGPNGEPLRDVARNLPQNSAPNNLNMTNAGSTIGAGVLGAVPTTNVALNGLGTGLSANPLGTNAALGGSLGLQALGLTGLGALQNQLLQQGLTANDLATVLSQAQANNTNSLGLTTADLSANVLGNSGLGNNVLGPNPTMSSGPLSGTNRQLGGVSVAGQGYGRDSGAQQGGREKQSDMVIISNLPPTVTWQLIREKFSECGDVKFAEMTAADTAIVRFHKDWDAERAVKMFDRTRIDGRTIDVRFF